CTGTTCCTCGTCATCTACTTCCTGAAATAGAAGCGGAGCTGAACCCGAAATGGCACGCGAGACCAAGCGCCGCTCATCCGGACGCCGTAGCCCCTGGGCAGCGGCCGCCCTCATCGGCATCGGCCTCCTGATCACAGGCGGCGTATACGCCGGCGCCTCCGCCGCGATGGCGGCGGGCTCCGACGACACCGTCGCCTCGGCGCTCACCGTCGAAGACGGCAAGAAGCTGTTCCAGGCCAACTGCGCGACCTGTCACGGACTCGACCTCCAAGGCAGCGACACCGGCCCCTCGCTGTACGGCGTGGGCGAGCTGTCCGTCGAGTTCCAGGTCGCCACCGGCCGCATGCCCCTGCAGGCGCAGGCCCCGCAGGCCCCGCAGAAGCCGGTGCAGTTCACCGAGGACCAGATCAAGGCGATGGCCTCGTACGTGCAGTCGATGGCGCCCGGCCCGACCTACCCCGACGAGGAGATCCTCGACGGAGAAGGCGATGTCGCCCGGGGCGCCGAGCTGTTCCGCATCAACTGCGCCATGTGCCACAACGTCGCCGCTGCCGGCGGCGCCCTCACCGAAGGCAAGTACGCCCCGTCGCTGGGCGGCACGAGCGCCCTGCACATGTACGCGGCCATGGTCACCGGCCCGCAGAACATGCCGGTCTTCAACAACCTGACCCTCACGGCCGAGGACAAGCGCGACATCATCTCGTCGCTGCTGTATCTGCAGCAGAACGAGTCACCGGGCGGATTCTCGCTCGGCTCGCTCGGCCCCGTCTCCGAGGGCCTCTTCATCTGGATCTTCGGGATCGGCTCCCTCATCGGACTCACCGTGTGGATCACGGCGAAGTCCAACTGATCCCCCCACGCACGAGCACAGACACGCACGAGGAGCACCCCATGGCACACGAGGACGACCCGCTCGAGCATGAAAGGGCTTCCTGGAAGCCCTCGCCCGGGCTCGCCGTCGCGGTCCCGGACCCGGTGCTGACCCCGGAGCTCCCGCCGCACCGTCAGCGCATGACGGACAAGGACCCCGCGGTCATGAAGCGCGCGGTCCGCACGGTGTACACGCTGTTCTACCTCTCGGTCGCCGCGAGCATCTGGGCCATCGCGGCCTACATGATCTTCCCGATCGAGAGCGGCCAGATCGTCGACATCCGCAACAACAACCTCTTCATCGGGCTCGGCATCGGCCTGGCACTGCTGGCGATCGGCATCGGCGCCATCCACTGGTCCAAGGCCGTGATGTCCGACAAGGAGTTCAGCGAGCCCCGTCACGCCACGCGCGGTCGTGACACGACCCGCGCCTCCGCGGTGCAGGCGTTCGCCGACGCGAACGAGGAGTCCGGCTTCGGCCGCCGCGTGATGATCCGCAACTCACTGATCGCCGCCGTCATCGCCTCGGTCGCCCCGGGGATCGTGCTGTTCCGCGGTCTCGCGCCGCAGGACACCCCCGAGCGCCCCAACGCCGGAAACCCGGTCTTCCTCCTCAGCCACACGATGTGGGAAGAGGGGATGCGCCTGGCCCACGACCCCGAGGGAACGCCCATCCGCGCTGCGGATGTCACCCTCGGCTCGGCCGTGCACGTGATCCCCGCCGCCCTGGCCGAACTCGGTCACGAGGAGGGGTACCTCGAGGAGAAGGCCAAGGCGATCGTCCTGCTGATGCGGATGCTGCCCGAGCAGATCACCGAGACGCCCGAGCGCGCCGACTGGTCGTACGACGGCATCGTCGCCTACTCCAAGGTCTGCACGCACGTCGGCTGCCCTGTCGCTCTGTACGAGCAGCAGACGCACCACCTGCTCTGCCCATGCCACCAGTCGCAGTTCGACGTGGCAAACGGCGCCGCCGTCATCTTCGGCCCCGCCGCCCGTCCGCTGCCGCAGCTTCCGATCACGATCGACGACGAGGGCTACCTCATCGCGCGCAGCGACTTCACCGAGCCCGTCGGTCCGAGCTTCTGGGAGCGCCATTGAGCACCTCGACTCACCCCACTGAAAACCTCACCCAGGAACCCGCCGTCAAGGAGGACCTGGTCACCATCCCGGCGGGCAAGAACGGCAACCCCCTGGGCGGCCGCTTCCTCGGCGCGACGGCGAACTACATCGACGAGCGCACCAGCCTCTCCGGCATGGTCAAAGAGCTCGGCCGGAAGATCTTCCCGGACCACTGGTCGTTCATGCTCGGTGAGATCGCGCTGTGGAGCTTCGTCGTCGTCCTGCTCTCGGGAACGTTCCTGACGTTCTTCTTCCAGGCCTCGATGGTTCCGACCCACTACACCGGCGCGTTCATCCCGATGCGCGGTGTGGAGATGTCGGCCGCGCTGGATTCGTCCCTCCGGCTGTCGTTCGACATCCGCGGTGGGCTCCTCGTCCGCCAGATCCACCACTGGGCCGCCCTCGTGTTCATCGCCGGCATCGGCGTGCACATGCTGCGTATCTTCTTCACCGGTGCGTTCCGCAAGCCCCGTGAGCTGAACTGGGTGATCGGCTTCATCCTGTTCATCCTCGCGATGGGTGAAGGATTCACCGGCTACTCCCTCCCCGACGACCTGCTCTCCGGCAACGGCCTGCGCATCATCGACGGCATGGTCAAGGGCATCCCGGTGATCGGCACCTGGATCTCATTCCTGCTGTTCGGTGGAGAATTCCCTGGGACCGCGATCGTCGGACGCCTCTACACGCTGCACATCCTCCTGCTCCCCGCGATCCTTGTCGCCCTGCTGGTGCTGCACCTCATGCTGATGGTGATCAACAAGCACACGCAGTTCGCCGGCCCGGGCCGCAAGAACAGCAACGTCGTCGGCTACCCGATGATGCCGGTCTACATGTCGAAGATGGGCGGCTTCCTGTTCATCACCTTCGGTGTGATCGTGCTCATCGCCTCGCTGTTCACGATCAACCCGATCTGGAACTACGGGCCCTACGACCCGTCGCCGGTCTCGGCCGGTACGCAGCCGGACTGGTACATCGGCTTCGCCGACGGCGCCCTCCGCCTGGTGCCGCCCCACCTGGAGAGCGTGTTCCTCGGCCACACCTGGTCGTGGAACATCCTGATCCCGCTCGGCGGCCTCGGCCTGTTCATCGTCCTCGTCCTGATCTACCCCTTCATCGAAGCGTGGGTCACCGGAGACAAGCGCGAGCACCACATCGCGCAGCGCCCCCGAAACGCCGCGACCCGAACCGCGATCGGCGCGGCCGGTGTCACCTTCTACGCCGTGCTGTGGGCCGCGGCATCCTCCGACATCATCGCCACGCACTTCTACGTGACGATGGAGGGTGTCATCCACACGCTCCAGGCGCTGCTGATCCTCGGCCCGGTCATCGCGTACTTCGTCACCAAGCGCATCTGCATCGCGCTGCAGAAGAAGGACCGTGAGATCGCTCTGCACGGCTACGAGTCGGGCCGTATCGTCCGCCTCCCCGGCGGCGAGTACATCGAGGTCCACCAGCCCGTCGACGAGTACGAGCGGTGGAAGCTGGTCGACAACGAGAACTACGAGCCGCTGGTCGTTCGCCCGAACTCGCGCGGTCGCATCCCATGGCACGAGAACATCCGCGCGTCGATCTCGCGGTGGTTCTTCGAGGATCGCCTCTCCCCTGTCACGCAGCCCGAACTCGATGCGGCGCTCGCACACCAGCACCACGAGCTGGAGCACATCGCCACCGAAGAGGACGCGGAGCTGCAGGGAGCACACGAGCGCGCGGGCGTGCCCGATGCGCCCCACGTCCCACTCGATGACGGACACAGCTCGGAGACGGCGGTGCGTCCCTCGAACGTGATCATCCCGGAGTCCGGCAGGACCGGTAAGGACGACAAGCCCTCGAGCTGACTCGGCAGTATTCCGACGGCGCCTGGCGCTTCCTCGCAGGAGGGAGGCCGGGCGTTCGTCGTAGCGTGGAGGAATGACCGACGCGCTCGCCTACTTCTCCGCCAAGCTCGCCCACGAGACCGACGCCTCCGATGTCTACGCCGCTCAGAAGGGCGGAGAGGCGTTCGTACTGGTCGACGTCCGCGGCGACGAGGCCTGGGCTCAGGGCCGCATCAGCGGGGCGATCCACATGCCGCACCAGCAGATCGCGGAGCGTGCACCGCAAGAGCTCGACCCCTCCACCCCCGTCGTCGTCTACTGCTGGAGTCCGGGCTGCAACGGGGGCGCCCGAGGTGCCCTCGAGTTCGCAAAGCTGGGCTACGCGGTCAAGGAGATGATCGGCGGATACGAGTACTGGATCCGTGAAGGACAGCCCACCGAGTCGGACGAGGGCGCCGCTGAGCGCACATTCGACCCGCAGGTCATGGTCGTGCGCGCTGCCGTCGCAGGCTGATCACGCAGTCTCCAGCTCTTCGCAGAAGCGGGTCGCTGCGGCACCGTAGAAGCTCGCTCGCTGCGAGATCGCGGTCTCCGCACCGGCGGAGCGCACATCGCAGACCACCGCGGTGACGTTGTCCCGCGTACCCGCCTGGAGGGCCAGACCGACCAGCGAGGCCGCCGCCACCTCCGGGCCGGCCGCTGCGGCCAGCAGCGCCGCGATCTCGCCCTCGGGAAGGTAGTCCGTCAGCCCATCGCTGCACAGGAGCCAACGATCACCGTCGACCGCGACGCGGTCGACGACGGATACCGCATCCTGCTCCCGGCCGGACAGCGACGCCGTGATGATGTTGCGGCGGGGGTGGGATGCCGCCGCTTCCGGCGCGAGAAGGCCGTGATCGATCAGGGCCTGCACGTATGAGTCGTCGCGTGTTTCCCGGGTGAGCCGGCCCGCACGAAGCAGATATCCTCGCGAGTCACCGGTGTGCGCGAGCAGCAGCCCGCCGGCATCGGAGACGAAGATTCCGGTGAAGGTGGTCGCCATTCCCACCAGCGAGCTGTCGCGCTCCGTGTGAGCGCGCAGGTCCCAGTTCGCCTCGCGGATCCGGACGGCCAGGCTCGCGGCATCCGGCATCGCCCCACGCCCCGCGACCAGCCGGTGGATGAGCGTGGCCGACGCCAGATCTCCCGAGGGCCCGCCGCCGACGCCGTCGGCTACCGCGGCACCCCAGGTCGCCGTGAAGGCGGCGTCCTGGTTGACGAGCCGATGCTCGCCGACGGCCCAGACGGCAGCGCCGTGGAGCCGGAGCGGAGGGGTCATCCCGACCGCCCGATCAGCGGGCGAAGTAGCCCCGGTAGTACTCGTACACCCAGCCGACGATGGCGACGGCGAAGATGGCGATACCGATGGGGAGCATCCACGTCCCGATGGCGAGGCCCATCATCGCCACCGCCGCCGAGGCGGCGAGCACGATCGGCCACCACGACCACGGGCTGAACTCGCCGAGCTCGGGGTCACCGTCGTCGATGTCGGAGGTCAGGATGTCCTCGGGCAGTTCGCCGCCCTGCGCCTTGTGCACACGACCGATGTAGAACGCGATCAGGGCACCCATCAGGGCGGTGAACAGCAGCGCGACGGAGCCGACCCATTCGATCGACAGCACGATCGTCTCCGACAGCTGCTGACCACCGGTGGCGTTCGTGTCCCAGTGGGAGACGAGGTTCCAGGTCGTGTAGACGAGAAACATCAGGAAGAAGAACCCGGTGAGCAGCCACCACAGTCCGGTGTTGGCGCGCATC
This portion of the Microbacterium pygmaeum genome encodes:
- the qcrC gene encoding cytochrome bc1 complex diheme cytochrome c subunit, which translates into the protein MARETKRRSSGRRSPWAAAALIGIGLLITGGVYAGASAAMAAGSDDTVASALTVEDGKKLFQANCATCHGLDLQGSDTGPSLYGVGELSVEFQVATGRMPLQAQAPQAPQKPVQFTEDQIKAMASYVQSMAPGPTYPDEEILDGEGDVARGAELFRINCAMCHNVAAAGGALTEGKYAPSLGGTSALHMYAAMVTGPQNMPVFNNLTLTAEDKRDIISSLLYLQQNESPGGFSLGSLGPVSEGLFIWIFGIGSLIGLTVWITAKSN
- the qcrA gene encoding cytochrome bc1 complex Rieske iron-sulfur subunit, which gives rise to MAHEDDPLEHERASWKPSPGLAVAVPDPVLTPELPPHRQRMTDKDPAVMKRAVRTVYTLFYLSVAASIWAIAAYMIFPIESGQIVDIRNNNLFIGLGIGLALLAIGIGAIHWSKAVMSDKEFSEPRHATRGRDTTRASAVQAFADANEESGFGRRVMIRNSLIAAVIASVAPGIVLFRGLAPQDTPERPNAGNPVFLLSHTMWEEGMRLAHDPEGTPIRAADVTLGSAVHVIPAALAELGHEEGYLEEKAKAIVLLMRMLPEQITETPERADWSYDGIVAYSKVCTHVGCPVALYEQQTHHLLCPCHQSQFDVANGAAVIFGPAARPLPQLPITIDDEGYLIARSDFTEPVGPSFWERH
- the qcrB gene encoding cytochrome bc1 complex cytochrome b subunit; the encoded protein is MVTIPAGKNGNPLGGRFLGATANYIDERTSLSGMVKELGRKIFPDHWSFMLGEIALWSFVVVLLSGTFLTFFFQASMVPTHYTGAFIPMRGVEMSAALDSSLRLSFDIRGGLLVRQIHHWAALVFIAGIGVHMLRIFFTGAFRKPRELNWVIGFILFILAMGEGFTGYSLPDDLLSGNGLRIIDGMVKGIPVIGTWISFLLFGGEFPGTAIVGRLYTLHILLLPAILVALLVLHLMLMVINKHTQFAGPGRKNSNVVGYPMMPVYMSKMGGFLFITFGVIVLIASLFTINPIWNYGPYDPSPVSAGTQPDWYIGFADGALRLVPPHLESVFLGHTWSWNILIPLGGLGLFIVLVLIYPFIEAWVTGDKREHHIAQRPRNAATRTAIGAAGVTFYAVLWAAASSDIIATHFYVTMEGVIHTLQALLILGPVIAYFVTKRICIALQKKDREIALHGYESGRIVRLPGGEYIEVHQPVDEYERWKLVDNENYEPLVVRPNSRGRIPWHENIRASISRWFFEDRLSPVTQPELDAALAHQHHELEHIATEEDAELQGAHERAGVPDAPHVPLDDGHSSETAVRPSNVIIPESGRTGKDDKPSS
- a CDS encoding rhodanese-like domain-containing protein, which gives rise to MTDALAYFSAKLAHETDASDVYAAQKGGEAFVLVDVRGDEAWAQGRISGAIHMPHQQIAERAPQELDPSTPVVVYCWSPGCNGGARGALEFAKLGYAVKEMIGGYEYWIREGQPTESDEGAAERTFDPQVMVVRAAVAG
- a CDS encoding PP2C family protein-serine/threonine phosphatase — its product is MTPPLRLHGAAVWAVGEHRLVNQDAAFTATWGAAVADGVGGGPSGDLASATLIHRLVAGRGAMPDAASLAVRIREANWDLRAHTERDSSLVGMATTFTGIFVSDAGGLLLAHTGDSRGYLLRAGRLTRETRDDSYVQALIDHGLLAPEAAASHPRRNIITASLSGREQDAVSVVDRVAVDGDRWLLCSDGLTDYLPEGEIAALLAAAAGPEVAAASLVGLALQAGTRDNVTAVVCDVRSAGAETAISQRASFYGAAATRFCEELETA
- a CDS encoding cytochrome c oxidase subunit 4, which encodes MRANTGLWWLLTGFFFLMFLVYTTWNLVSHWDTNATGGQQLSETIVLSIEWVGSVALLFTALMGALIAFYIGRVHKAQGGELPEDILTSDIDDGDPELGEFSPWSWWPIVLAASAAVAMMGLAIGTWMLPIGIAIFAVAIVGWVYEYYRGYFAR